The Ictidomys tridecemlineatus isolate mIctTri1 chromosome 6, mIctTri1.hap1, whole genome shotgun sequence genome includes a region encoding these proteins:
- the Iffo1 gene encoding non-homologous end joining factor IFFO1 isoform X9 — protein MNPLFGPNLFLLQQEQQGLAGPLGDPLGSDHFTGGGDLPTAPLAPAGPSAYSPPGPGPGPSPPAAMALRNDLGSNINVLKTLNLRFRCFLAKVHELERRNRLLEKQLQQALEEGKQGRRGLARRDQAVQTGFISPIRPLGLPLGARPAAVCPPSARVLGSPARSPAGPLAPSSACHSSPSTSTSTAFSSSARFMPGTIWSFSHARRLGPGLEPTLVQGPGLSWVHPDGVGVQIDTITPEIRALYNVLAKVKRERDEYKRRVSPRNVHGNQIPYKRFQRPQGIAWSRLKKNGKRKSKGNSIRWEEEYTVRIQLQERVSELQEEAQEADACQEELAMKVEQLKAELVVFKGLMSNNLSELDTKIQEKAMKVDMDICRRIDITAKLCDVAQQRNCEDMIQMFQSLHLSPIKVPSMGGRKRERKAAVEEDTSLLESDGPRQPDGDEEESTALSINEEMQRMLNQLREYDFEDDCDSLTWEETEETLLLWEDFSGYAMAAAEAQGEQEDSLEKVIKDTESLFKTREKEYQETIDQIEILH, from the exons ATGAATCCGTTATTCGGCCCCAACCTCTTCCTCCTACAGCAGGAgcagcagggcctggctgggCCCCTGGGGGATCCCCTTGGAAGTGACCACTTCACAGGGGGAGGGGACTTACCCACAGCGCCGCTTGCCCCCGCTGGCCCCTCAGCCTACTCGCCGCCGGGCCCTGGCCCGGGCCCGTCACCCCCTGCCGCCATGGCACTCCGCAACGACCTGGGCTCCAACATCAACGTGCTCAAGACCCTGAACCTCCGGTTCCGATGTTTCCTGGCCAAGGTGCACGAGCTGGAGCGCCGGAACCGGCTGCTGGAGAAGCAGCTGCAGCAGGCGTTGGAGGAGGGTAAGCAGGGCCGTCGGGGCCTGGCTCGCCGCGACCAGGCCGTGCAAACTGGCTTCATCAGTCCCATCCGGCCCCTGGGTCTGCCCCTGGGCGCCCGGCCGGCCGCGGTCTGCCCCCCGTCGGCGCGAGTGCTGGGCTCGCCCGCGCGCTCACCAGCCGGTCCCCTCGCGCCCTCCTCGGCCTGCCACTCGTcgccctccacctccacctccactgcCTTCTCCTCGTCGGCCCGCTTCATGCCCGGCACAATCTGGTCCTTCTCGCACGCCCGCCGGCTGGGGCCAGGACTGGAGCCCACGCTGGTGCAAGGGCCTGGCCTGTCGTGGGTGCACCCTGATGGGGTGGGCGTCCAGATCGACACCATCACCCCGGAGATCCGCGCACTCTACAACGTGTTGGCCAAAGTGAAGCGAGAGCGGGATGAGTACAAGAGGAG GGTTTCCCCAAGGAATGTTCATGGAAACCAGATTCCATACAAAAGGTTCCAAAGACCCCAAGGCATTGCTTGgagcaggttaaaaaaaaatgggaaaaggaagagtaaagggaattCCATAAG GTGGGAAGAGGAATACACAGTGCGGATACAGCTGCAGGAGCGAGTTTCTGAGCTCCAGGAG GAAGCCCAAGAGGCTGATGCCTGCCAAGAGGAGCTAGCCATGAAGGTGGAACAGTTGAAAGCTGAGTTGGTCGTTTTCAAGGGGCTCATGAGTAAT AACCTGTCAGAGCTGGACACCAAAATCCAGGAAAAGGCCATGAAGGTAGATATGGACATCTGCCGCCGCATTGACATCACCGCCAAACTGTGTGATGTGGCTCAGCAGCGCAACTGTGAGGACATGATTCAGATGTTCCAG TCTCTGCACTTGTCTCCCATTAAGGTCCCATCCATGGGGGGGCGGAAGCGGGAGCGCAAGGCTGCTGTCGAGGAGGACACCTCCCTGTTGGAGAGTGATGGGCCCCGCCAGCCCGATGGGGATGAGGAGGAAAGCACAGCCCTCAGCATCAACGAGGAGATGCAGCGCATGCTCAACCAGCT GAGGGAGTATGATTTTGAGGACGACTGTGACAGCCTGACTTGGGAGGAGACTGAGGAGACCCTGCTGCTGTGGGAGGATTTCTCAGGCTATGCCATGGCAGCCGCAGAGGCCCAGGGAGAG CAGGAAGACAGCCTGGAGAAGGTGATTAAAGATACTGAGTCCTTGTTTAAAACCCGGGAAAAAGAATATCAGGAAACCATTGACCAGATAGAG ATACTTCACTGA
- the Iffo1 gene encoding non-homologous end joining factor IFFO1 isoform X7 → MNPLFGPNLFLLQQEQQGLAGPLGDPLGSDHFTGGGDLPTAPLAPAGPSAYSPPGPGPGPSPPAAMALRNDLGSNINVLKTLNLRFRCFLAKVHELERRNRLLEKQLQQALEEGKQGRRGLARRDQAVQTGFISPIRPLGLPLGARPAAVCPPSARVLGSPARSPAGPLAPSSACHSSPSTSTSTAFSSSARFMPGTIWSFSHARRLGPGLEPTLVQGPGLSWVHPDGVGVQIDTITPEIRALYNVLAKVKRERDEYKRRWEEEYTVRIQLQERVSELQEEAQEADACQEELAMKVEQLKAELVVFKGLMSNNLSELDTKIQEKAMKVDMDICRRIDITAKLCDVAQQRNCEDMIQMFQVPSMGGRKRERKAAVEEDTSLLESDGPRQPDGDEEESTALSINEEMQRMLNQLREYDFEDDCDSLTWEETEETLLLWEDFSGYAMAAAEAQGEQEDSLEKVIKDTESLFKTREKEYQETIDQIELELATAKNDMNRHLHEYMEMCSMKRGLDVQMETCRRLITQSGDRKSPAFTAVPLSDPPPPASETEDSDRDVSSDSSMR, encoded by the exons ATGAATCCGTTATTCGGCCCCAACCTCTTCCTCCTACAGCAGGAgcagcagggcctggctgggCCCCTGGGGGATCCCCTTGGAAGTGACCACTTCACAGGGGGAGGGGACTTACCCACAGCGCCGCTTGCCCCCGCTGGCCCCTCAGCCTACTCGCCGCCGGGCCCTGGCCCGGGCCCGTCACCCCCTGCCGCCATGGCACTCCGCAACGACCTGGGCTCCAACATCAACGTGCTCAAGACCCTGAACCTCCGGTTCCGATGTTTCCTGGCCAAGGTGCACGAGCTGGAGCGCCGGAACCGGCTGCTGGAGAAGCAGCTGCAGCAGGCGTTGGAGGAGGGTAAGCAGGGCCGTCGGGGCCTGGCTCGCCGCGACCAGGCCGTGCAAACTGGCTTCATCAGTCCCATCCGGCCCCTGGGTCTGCCCCTGGGCGCCCGGCCGGCCGCGGTCTGCCCCCCGTCGGCGCGAGTGCTGGGCTCGCCCGCGCGCTCACCAGCCGGTCCCCTCGCGCCCTCCTCGGCCTGCCACTCGTcgccctccacctccacctccactgcCTTCTCCTCGTCGGCCCGCTTCATGCCCGGCACAATCTGGTCCTTCTCGCACGCCCGCCGGCTGGGGCCAGGACTGGAGCCCACGCTGGTGCAAGGGCCTGGCCTGTCGTGGGTGCACCCTGATGGGGTGGGCGTCCAGATCGACACCATCACCCCGGAGATCCGCGCACTCTACAACGTGTTGGCCAAAGTGAAGCGAGAGCGGGATGAGTACAAGAGGAG GTGGGAAGAGGAATACACAGTGCGGATACAGCTGCAGGAGCGAGTTTCTGAGCTCCAGGAG GAAGCCCAAGAGGCTGATGCCTGCCAAGAGGAGCTAGCCATGAAGGTGGAACAGTTGAAAGCTGAGTTGGTCGTTTTCAAGGGGCTCATGAGTAAT AACCTGTCAGAGCTGGACACCAAAATCCAGGAAAAGGCCATGAAGGTAGATATGGACATCTGCCGCCGCATTGACATCACCGCCAAACTGTGTGATGTGGCTCAGCAGCGCAACTGTGAGGACATGATTCAGATGTTCCAG GTCCCATCCATGGGGGGGCGGAAGCGGGAGCGCAAGGCTGCTGTCGAGGAGGACACCTCCCTGTTGGAGAGTGATGGGCCCCGCCAGCCCGATGGGGATGAGGAGGAAAGCACAGCCCTCAGCATCAACGAGGAGATGCAGCGCATGCTCAACCAGCT GAGGGAGTATGATTTTGAGGACGACTGTGACAGCCTGACTTGGGAGGAGACTGAGGAGACCCTGCTGCTGTGGGAGGATTTCTCAGGCTATGCCATGGCAGCCGCAGAGGCCCAGGGAGAG CAGGAAGACAGCCTGGAGAAGGTGATTAAAGATACTGAGTCCTTGTTTAAAACCCGGGAAAAAGAATATCAGGAAACCATTGACCAGATAGAG CTGGAATTGGCGACAGCGAAGAACGACATGAACCGGCACCTGCATGAGTACATGGAGATGTGCAGCATGAAGCGGGGCCTGGATGTGCAGATGGAGACCTGCCGCCGGCTCATCACCCAGTCTGGAGACCG AAAGTCTCCTGCTTTCACTGCGGTCCCGCTTAGCGACCCGCCGCCACCGGCAAGCGAGACTGAGGACTCCGATCGCGATGTCTCATCTGATAGCTCCATGAGATAG
- the Iffo1 gene encoding non-homologous end joining factor IFFO1 isoform X10, translating into MNPLFGPNLFLLQQEQQGLAGPLGDPLGSDHFTGGGDLPTAPLAPAGPSAYSPPGPGPGPSPPAAMALRNDLGSNINVLKTLNLRFRCFLAKVHELERRNRLLEKQLQQALEEGKQGRRGLARRDQAVQTGFISPIRPLGLPLGARPAAVCPPSARVLGSPARSPAGPLAPSSACHSSPSTSTSTAFSSSARFMPGTIWSFSHARRLGPGLEPTLVQGPGLSWVHPDGVGVQIDTITPEIRALYNVLAKVKRERDEYKRRVSPRNVHGNQIPYKRFQRPQGIAWSRLKKNGKRKSKGNSIRWEEEYTVRIQLQERVSELQEEAQEADACQEELAMKVEQLKAELVVFKGLMSNNLSELDTKIQEKAMKVDMDICRRIDITAKLCDVAQQRNCEDMIQMFQQEDSLEKVIKDTESLFKTREKEYQETIDQIELELATAKNDMNRHLHEYMEMCSMKRGLDVQMETCRRLITQSGDRKSPAFTAVPLSDPPPPASETEDSDRDVSSDSSMR; encoded by the exons ATGAATCCGTTATTCGGCCCCAACCTCTTCCTCCTACAGCAGGAgcagcagggcctggctgggCCCCTGGGGGATCCCCTTGGAAGTGACCACTTCACAGGGGGAGGGGACTTACCCACAGCGCCGCTTGCCCCCGCTGGCCCCTCAGCCTACTCGCCGCCGGGCCCTGGCCCGGGCCCGTCACCCCCTGCCGCCATGGCACTCCGCAACGACCTGGGCTCCAACATCAACGTGCTCAAGACCCTGAACCTCCGGTTCCGATGTTTCCTGGCCAAGGTGCACGAGCTGGAGCGCCGGAACCGGCTGCTGGAGAAGCAGCTGCAGCAGGCGTTGGAGGAGGGTAAGCAGGGCCGTCGGGGCCTGGCTCGCCGCGACCAGGCCGTGCAAACTGGCTTCATCAGTCCCATCCGGCCCCTGGGTCTGCCCCTGGGCGCCCGGCCGGCCGCGGTCTGCCCCCCGTCGGCGCGAGTGCTGGGCTCGCCCGCGCGCTCACCAGCCGGTCCCCTCGCGCCCTCCTCGGCCTGCCACTCGTcgccctccacctccacctccactgcCTTCTCCTCGTCGGCCCGCTTCATGCCCGGCACAATCTGGTCCTTCTCGCACGCCCGCCGGCTGGGGCCAGGACTGGAGCCCACGCTGGTGCAAGGGCCTGGCCTGTCGTGGGTGCACCCTGATGGGGTGGGCGTCCAGATCGACACCATCACCCCGGAGATCCGCGCACTCTACAACGTGTTGGCCAAAGTGAAGCGAGAGCGGGATGAGTACAAGAGGAG GGTTTCCCCAAGGAATGTTCATGGAAACCAGATTCCATACAAAAGGTTCCAAAGACCCCAAGGCATTGCTTGgagcaggttaaaaaaaaatgggaaaaggaagagtaaagggaattCCATAAG GTGGGAAGAGGAATACACAGTGCGGATACAGCTGCAGGAGCGAGTTTCTGAGCTCCAGGAG GAAGCCCAAGAGGCTGATGCCTGCCAAGAGGAGCTAGCCATGAAGGTGGAACAGTTGAAAGCTGAGTTGGTCGTTTTCAAGGGGCTCATGAGTAAT AACCTGTCAGAGCTGGACACCAAAATCCAGGAAAAGGCCATGAAGGTAGATATGGACATCTGCCGCCGCATTGACATCACCGCCAAACTGTGTGATGTGGCTCAGCAGCGCAACTGTGAGGACATGATTCAGATGTTCCAG CAGGAAGACAGCCTGGAGAAGGTGATTAAAGATACTGAGTCCTTGTTTAAAACCCGGGAAAAAGAATATCAGGAAACCATTGACCAGATAGAG CTGGAATTGGCGACAGCGAAGAACGACATGAACCGGCACCTGCATGAGTACATGGAGATGTGCAGCATGAAGCGGGGCCTGGATGTGCAGATGGAGACCTGCCGCCGGCTCATCACCCAGTCTGGAGACCG AAAGTCTCCTGCTTTCACTGCGGTCCCGCTTAGCGACCCGCCGCCACCGGCAAGCGAGACTGAGGACTCCGATCGCGATGTCTCATCTGATAGCTCCATGAGATAG
- the Iffo1 gene encoding non-homologous end joining factor IFFO1 isoform X1, whose product MNPLFGPNLFLLQQEQQGLAGPLGDPLGSDHFTGGGDLPTAPLAPAGPSAYSPPGPGPGPSPPAAMALRNDLGSNINVLKTLNLRFRCFLAKVHELERRNRLLEKQLQQALEEGKQGRRGLARRDQAVQTGFISPIRPLGLPLGARPAAVCPPSARVLGSPARSPAGPLAPSSACHSSPSTSTSTAFSSSARFMPGTIWSFSHARRLGPGLEPTLVQGPGLSWVHPDGVGVQIDTITPEIRALYNVLAKVKRERDEYKRRVSPRNVHGNQIPYKRFQRPQGIAWSRLKKNGKRKSKGNSIRWEEEYTVRIQLQERVSELQEEAQEADACQEELAMKVEQLKAELVVFKGLMSNNLSELDTKIQEKAMKVDMDICRRIDITAKLCDVAQQRNCEDMIQMFQSLHLSPIKVPSMGGRKRERKAAVEEDTSLLESDGPRQPDGDEEESTALSINEEMQRMLNQLREYDFEDDCDSLTWEETEETLLLWEDFSGYAMAAAEAQGEQQEDSLEKVIKDTESLFKTREKEYQETIDQIELELATAKNDMNRHLHEYMEMCSMKRGLDVQMETCRRLITQSGDRKSPAFTAVPLSDPPPPASETEDSDRDVSSDSSMR is encoded by the exons ATGAATCCGTTATTCGGCCCCAACCTCTTCCTCCTACAGCAGGAgcagcagggcctggctgggCCCCTGGGGGATCCCCTTGGAAGTGACCACTTCACAGGGGGAGGGGACTTACCCACAGCGCCGCTTGCCCCCGCTGGCCCCTCAGCCTACTCGCCGCCGGGCCCTGGCCCGGGCCCGTCACCCCCTGCCGCCATGGCACTCCGCAACGACCTGGGCTCCAACATCAACGTGCTCAAGACCCTGAACCTCCGGTTCCGATGTTTCCTGGCCAAGGTGCACGAGCTGGAGCGCCGGAACCGGCTGCTGGAGAAGCAGCTGCAGCAGGCGTTGGAGGAGGGTAAGCAGGGCCGTCGGGGCCTGGCTCGCCGCGACCAGGCCGTGCAAACTGGCTTCATCAGTCCCATCCGGCCCCTGGGTCTGCCCCTGGGCGCCCGGCCGGCCGCGGTCTGCCCCCCGTCGGCGCGAGTGCTGGGCTCGCCCGCGCGCTCACCAGCCGGTCCCCTCGCGCCCTCCTCGGCCTGCCACTCGTcgccctccacctccacctccactgcCTTCTCCTCGTCGGCCCGCTTCATGCCCGGCACAATCTGGTCCTTCTCGCACGCCCGCCGGCTGGGGCCAGGACTGGAGCCCACGCTGGTGCAAGGGCCTGGCCTGTCGTGGGTGCACCCTGATGGGGTGGGCGTCCAGATCGACACCATCACCCCGGAGATCCGCGCACTCTACAACGTGTTGGCCAAAGTGAAGCGAGAGCGGGATGAGTACAAGAGGAG GGTTTCCCCAAGGAATGTTCATGGAAACCAGATTCCATACAAAAGGTTCCAAAGACCCCAAGGCATTGCTTGgagcaggttaaaaaaaaatgggaaaaggaagagtaaagggaattCCATAAG GTGGGAAGAGGAATACACAGTGCGGATACAGCTGCAGGAGCGAGTTTCTGAGCTCCAGGAG GAAGCCCAAGAGGCTGATGCCTGCCAAGAGGAGCTAGCCATGAAGGTGGAACAGTTGAAAGCTGAGTTGGTCGTTTTCAAGGGGCTCATGAGTAAT AACCTGTCAGAGCTGGACACCAAAATCCAGGAAAAGGCCATGAAGGTAGATATGGACATCTGCCGCCGCATTGACATCACCGCCAAACTGTGTGATGTGGCTCAGCAGCGCAACTGTGAGGACATGATTCAGATGTTCCAG TCTCTGCACTTGTCTCCCATTAAGGTCCCATCCATGGGGGGGCGGAAGCGGGAGCGCAAGGCTGCTGTCGAGGAGGACACCTCCCTGTTGGAGAGTGATGGGCCCCGCCAGCCCGATGGGGATGAGGAGGAAAGCACAGCCCTCAGCATCAACGAGGAGATGCAGCGCATGCTCAACCAGCT GAGGGAGTATGATTTTGAGGACGACTGTGACAGCCTGACTTGGGAGGAGACTGAGGAGACCCTGCTGCTGTGGGAGGATTTCTCAGGCTATGCCATGGCAGCCGCAGAGGCCCAGGGAGAG CAGCAGGAAGACAGCCTGGAGAAGGTGATTAAAGATACTGAGTCCTTGTTTAAAACCCGGGAAAAAGAATATCAGGAAACCATTGACCAGATAGAG CTGGAATTGGCGACAGCGAAGAACGACATGAACCGGCACCTGCATGAGTACATGGAGATGTGCAGCATGAAGCGGGGCCTGGATGTGCAGATGGAGACCTGCCGCCGGCTCATCACCCAGTCTGGAGACCG AAAGTCTCCTGCTTTCACTGCGGTCCCGCTTAGCGACCCGCCGCCACCGGCAAGCGAGACTGAGGACTCCGATCGCGATGTCTCATCTGATAGCTCCATGAGATAG